One genomic window of Leptospira paudalimensis includes the following:
- a CDS encoding carbon-nitrogen hydrolase family protein, with the protein MHNLYVPPYKILLFIVLFGIGYASATFIKEHDTNLPIPKLEAPKTDFSFNFDLKFDFNFSKPEVDEEIQKPEKSWNDVTIQTNGTDRKYGNLVGIQLVLKPEDYVKEEWWRERIEETLIKGKSSGIFDRKTIVIFPEHLGSGLVFLNEKSKFLSSDTLEEALKTKGENFTIKDLLLSKAELMSEVYVRTFSNLAKEFNVPILGGTIVLPNPKIVKGNLVLDPNGPLYNVAIPFSADGKLMEPIVKKSILTEEELKVYSAGETNQERIWIVPGWKVAIFIGQDVFESSLYSRLSGKAIDGLISPSAVFPNMKWSDKDLSDSNIWKQEGMPKYIKSTRAQDLVQVFLSGHLFENHWNGKTFNLRDFTFEDQAISVESPTILNLYF; encoded by the coding sequence ATGCATAATCTTTATGTGCCTCCTTATAAAATATTATTATTTATCGTTCTCTTTGGAATCGGATATGCTTCTGCAACTTTCATAAAAGAACATGATACGAATCTTCCAATTCCAAAATTAGAAGCACCTAAAACAGACTTTAGTTTTAATTTTGATCTTAAATTTGATTTTAACTTTAGCAAACCTGAAGTGGATGAAGAAATTCAAAAACCAGAAAAATCATGGAATGATGTAACCATTCAAACGAATGGAACGGATCGAAAGTATGGTAATTTAGTCGGAATACAGTTAGTATTAAAACCAGAAGACTATGTAAAAGAAGAATGGTGGCGTGAAAGAATCGAAGAAACGTTAATCAAAGGGAAATCTTCTGGGATTTTTGATCGCAAAACTATCGTTATCTTTCCTGAACATTTGGGATCGGGCCTAGTTTTTCTAAACGAAAAATCTAAGTTCCTTAGTTCTGACACTTTGGAAGAAGCTCTTAAAACAAAAGGTGAAAATTTTACGATAAAAGACTTACTATTATCCAAAGCTGAATTGATGTCAGAAGTGTATGTCAGAACATTTTCGAACTTAGCAAAAGAATTTAATGTCCCTATTCTAGGCGGAACGATTGTCCTTCCAAATCCAAAAATTGTAAAAGGTAACTTAGTATTAGATCCAAATGGCCCTCTTTACAATGTTGCTATTCCATTTTCGGCAGATGGAAAATTGATGGAACCGATTGTGAAAAAATCCATTCTTACAGAAGAGGAACTCAAAGTATATTCTGCTGGAGAAACTAACCAAGAGCGCATTTGGATTGTTCCAGGTTGGAAGGTGGCTATCTTTATTGGACAAGATGTTTTCGAATCTAGTTTGTATAGTCGGCTAAGTGGAAAAGCTATTGATGGATTAATTTCTCCATCAGCTGTGTTTCCGAATATGAAGTGGTCAGATAAAGATTTATCAGATTCGAATATTTGGAAACAAGAGGGGATGCCTAAGTACATCAAATCGACACGCGCGCAAGATTTGGTCCAAGTGTTTCTATCTGGGCATTTATTTGAAAATCACTGGAATGGAAAAACATTCAATTTGAGAGATTTTACTTTTGAAGACCAAGCGATTTCGGTAGAAAGCCCTACAATCTTAAATTTGTACTTTTAA
- the prfA gene encoding peptide chain release factor 1 — protein MIDRLKKIQEKYLRIEDELAKATASDTLKNLSKERSRLTPVYTKADEYLRITKDCQDAKSLLESENDPDMHSMLKSEIEEGEKKLEELAKELEIMLLPPDPNSGKSILVEIRAGTGGEESGLFCADLFRMYNKYADKKGLRAEIIDMSPTGIGGYKEIVFSLDDDRAYDLFKFESGTHRVQRIPETESGGRIHTSAVTVAILPEAEEKEVEIRESDLRIDVYRSSGAGGQHVNTTDSAVRITHIPTGIVVASQEERSQIKNRDKAMRVLRARIVDQMAETAKQSADALKKAQVGSGDRSERIRTYNFPQGRCTDHRIGFTSHNLPAIMEGDLDELIDALIQEDRSKRLAEAKA, from the coding sequence ATGATAGATAGATTGAAAAAAATTCAAGAAAAATACCTGCGTATCGAGGATGAGCTCGCCAAGGCCACCGCTTCGGATACTTTGAAGAATCTATCGAAAGAAAGATCTCGCCTAACGCCTGTATATACAAAAGCAGATGAATATTTAAGAATTACAAAAGACTGCCAAGATGCAAAATCATTATTAGAATCCGAAAATGATCCAGATATGCATTCTATGCTAAAATCAGAGATTGAGGAAGGGGAAAAAAAATTAGAGGAACTTGCAAAAGAACTCGAAATTATGTTATTACCTCCCGATCCAAACTCTGGAAAAAGTATCCTTGTCGAAATCCGTGCTGGAACGGGTGGGGAAGAATCAGGATTATTTTGTGCAGATTTGTTTCGTATGTACAACAAATATGCAGATAAAAAAGGCCTTCGTGCAGAAATCATTGATATGAGCCCGACTGGTATTGGTGGTTATAAAGAAATCGTATTTTCATTGGATGATGATAGGGCATATGATTTATTTAAATTTGAATCGGGAACACACCGTGTGCAACGAATTCCTGAAACAGAATCAGGCGGAAGGATCCATACTTCTGCTGTAACTGTTGCCATTCTTCCCGAAGCAGAAGAGAAAGAAGTTGAGATTAGAGAAAGTGACCTTCGAATCGACGTTTATCGTTCGTCAGGTGCAGGTGGTCAGCACGTTAACACAACAGATTCTGCTGTTAGGATCACACACATACCAACTGGAATTGTTGTCGCTTCACAAGAAGAACGTTCTCAAATTAAAAACCGTGATAAAGCAATGCGTGTTTTACGTGCAAGGATTGTCGATCAAATGGCTGAGACCGCCAAACAAAGTGCAGATGCTTTAAAAAAAGCACAGGTTGGATCGGGTGATAGGTCTGAACGCATTCGGACATATAATTTTCCACAAGGACGTTGTACAGACCATAGGATTGGATTTACGAGTCATAATCTCCCTGCCATTATGGAAGGGGATTTGGATGAATTAATCGATGCGTTAATCCAAGAAGATCGGTCTAAAAGATTAGCGGAAGCCAAGGCATAA
- a CDS encoding S8 family serine peptidase, which yields MKFGQFGLVTFLIFSLIFGNCNPVKKNDPFSDNLILLLLINSLLNAREVDCTFSSSDTDPFYSDQWHLQNLGQFGGTVGEDARVKSVWDQGYSGNQVIVSVVDDGLDIRHEDLSANISVTARGLNMFNNTFNPSHSYSNSFHGSAVGGVIGARGGNAIGLRGAAPCSKLVGVNILEKSTIYTSDEYRAMVNESGRVYISNNSWGSPDVYGWLWPSSSLWQQGINEGVTLGRGGKGTVYLWAAGNGANGGTVASPVLVDNANYDGQANYYGVMAIGGIGENGKKAAYSESGANLWVVAHTQGNNTTAYTTAISTTDATGVNGLNAGGTSGDYTNSSYTKKFNGTSSATPLAAGVVALLLSKNPNLTWRDVRELVAYSARKNDASDTDWTTNAAGLNINHKYGFGAIDAQQLLVRSNSWSPIGAALKTETMSSITPGTSIPDNDLVTGANASYSVSSSISYIEFVDVEFTTNHTYFPELKITITSPSGTVSVLSEVHACRNPSNNSLCTSGSTSIANMTGSSTYRFGLTRLLGENPNGSWTIRVYDGSVGDTGTIQSVRLKIYGR from the coding sequence ATGAAATTTGGACAGTTTGGATTGGTTACATTCCTGATTTTCAGTTTGATTTTTGGGAATTGTAATCCTGTCAAAAAGAATGATCCCTTCAGTGATAATTTAATTTTACTGCTTCTGATCAATTCTCTTCTCAATGCAAGGGAAGTGGATTGTACTTTCTCTTCTTCTGATACTGATCCTTTTTATTCCGACCAATGGCATCTGCAAAATCTTGGACAGTTCGGTGGCACCGTTGGCGAAGATGCACGTGTCAAATCTGTTTGGGACCAAGGTTATTCTGGAAACCAAGTGATCGTTAGTGTTGTCGATGATGGTTTGGACATTCGACATGAAGATTTAAGTGCAAATATCTCTGTCACAGCCCGTGGCTTAAATATGTTTAACAATACCTTCAATCCCTCCCATTCTTACTCCAATAGTTTTCATGGATCTGCAGTTGGAGGAGTGATTGGTGCAAGAGGTGGCAATGCAATTGGTCTTCGTGGTGCCGCTCCATGTTCGAAATTGGTTGGTGTCAATATCTTAGAAAAATCAACCATCTATACTTCCGATGAATACCGCGCAATGGTCAATGAATCAGGGAGAGTGTATATCTCAAACAATAGTTGGGGATCCCCAGACGTCTATGGTTGGTTATGGCCATCTAGCAGTTTATGGCAACAAGGAATTAATGAAGGTGTAACTCTCGGACGTGGGGGAAAAGGAACCGTTTACCTTTGGGCAGCAGGGAATGGTGCCAATGGTGGAACTGTCGCATCACCTGTATTAGTTGATAATGCGAATTATGATGGGCAGGCAAATTATTATGGAGTTATGGCCATAGGTGGAATTGGGGAGAATGGAAAAAAGGCAGCCTATTCTGAGTCAGGTGCCAATCTTTGGGTCGTTGCCCATACTCAAGGGAACAATACAACTGCTTATACAACAGCAATTTCAACAACGGATGCCACTGGGGTGAATGGATTAAATGCAGGTGGCACATCCGGTGATTATACCAATTCAAGTTATACGAAAAAATTCAATGGAACATCTTCTGCGACTCCGTTAGCTGCAGGAGTGGTTGCCTTACTCCTAAGCAAAAATCCCAATCTAACATGGAGAGACGTACGCGAGTTAGTTGCTTATTCGGCCAGAAAAAATGATGCATCAGATACAGATTGGACTACCAATGCAGCTGGTCTAAATATCAACCATAAATATGGATTTGGTGCCATTGATGCCCAACAGTTGCTAGTCCGTTCAAATTCTTGGTCTCCGATCGGTGCGGCACTTAAAACGGAAACAATGAGTTCAATTACACCAGGTACATCGATTCCAGACAATGACTTGGTAACAGGTGCCAATGCATCATATTCAGTTTCCTCATCCATTTCCTATATTGAGTTTGTTGATGTTGAATTTACAACGAATCATACATATTTTCCGGAATTAAAAATTACAATTACTTCACCCAGCGGAACTGTGAGTGTTCTTTCGGAAGTACATGCATGTCGTAATCCATCTAATAACAGCCTTTGTACTTCTGGTAGTACATCCATAGCCAATATGACTGGTTCCTCCACCTATCGTTTTGGCTTAACTCGTTTGCTTGGTGAAAATCCAAATGGAAGTTGGACAATTAGAGTTTATGATGGATCGGTCGGTGATACTGGAACCATCCAGTCTGTACGATTGAAAATTTATGGCAGGTAA
- a CDS encoding ATP-binding protein, translated as MSSLTEKHLLTIVKKSGIGILILNQNYEIVIANQWFLKGSNLLEQDLQNKLIYDVFPELVGTRTLKSIEQCIQFSQYSILTHTLNPYPFPLYENEQKMLKNDRIYQYLHIIPISIEDETNSFCMIQISDVSQQVTREKLLREQMVVAKEREVDAKKASQAKTDFLASMSHEIRTPLNAILGMADTLAETNLSEEQVEYLTVLRNSGKALYNIINDILDLSRIESGKLEIESIEFSIRDLLKETISLFLMKAKAKGIKINYSVSETISETIKGDSTRIQQILINLIGNAMKFTETGSISVNASLDNSNKVLILDVEDTGIGIPSEKLHSIFESFTQVDSSTTRKYGGTGLGLTITKKLILMMKGDIFVESKLGKGSKFSIHIPYEGLVNRDSNIHQHWLDLELPDPDHFPKCKILLAEDSEENVFIIKTFLRKYPIELVIAKNGIDALQKFQNEKFDIVLMDMQMPEMDGLEATKEIRNYEQNQNVDPLLMVPIIAISANVQKEDISKSFLAGITSYLSKPVRKLEILKLIYFYLAL; from the coding sequence GTGAGTTCTTTAACCGAAAAACACTTATTAACAATTGTAAAAAAATCAGGAATAGGAATTCTGATTTTAAATCAAAACTATGAAATCGTAATTGCCAATCAATGGTTTCTAAAAGGTTCCAATCTTTTAGAACAAGACCTTCAAAATAAATTAATATACGACGTCTTCCCTGAGTTAGTTGGAACAAGGACACTTAAATCAATTGAACAATGCATTCAATTTTCACAGTATTCTATACTTACTCACACTTTAAATCCATACCCATTTCCATTATACGAAAATGAACAAAAGATGTTGAAAAATGATAGAATTTATCAATACTTACACATCATACCAATATCAATCGAGGATGAAACAAATTCATTTTGTATGATCCAAATCTCGGATGTTTCTCAACAAGTAACTAGGGAGAAATTATTACGCGAACAAATGGTAGTTGCAAAAGAAAGGGAAGTTGATGCAAAAAAAGCATCTCAAGCTAAGACAGATTTTTTAGCGTCCATGAGTCATGAAATTAGGACTCCACTCAATGCTATTTTAGGAATGGCTGATACCTTAGCCGAAACAAATCTTTCTGAAGAACAAGTTGAGTATTTGACAGTCCTACGTAATTCAGGAAAAGCATTATACAATATCATCAATGACATCCTTGATTTATCTAGAATTGAGTCAGGTAAATTAGAAATCGAATCCATAGAATTTTCAATTCGAGATTTATTAAAAGAAACTATATCCCTTTTCTTAATGAAAGCAAAAGCGAAAGGTATCAAAATCAATTATAGTGTGAGTGAAACTATTTCTGAAACTATAAAAGGTGATTCCACTCGCATCCAACAAATTTTGATTAATTTAATTGGAAATGCCATGAAATTTACTGAAACAGGAAGTATCAGCGTAAATGCTTCATTAGACAACAGTAATAAAGTATTAATCCTAGATGTAGAAGATACTGGAATCGGTATACCAAGCGAAAAATTACATTCTATATTTGAAAGTTTCACCCAAGTGGATAGTTCTACTACAAGAAAATATGGTGGAACAGGTCTTGGTCTCACAATTACAAAGAAATTAATCTTAATGATGAAAGGTGATATTTTTGTAGAAAGTAAACTTGGTAAGGGATCAAAATTTTCCATTCATATCCCGTATGAAGGTTTAGTAAATAGAGATTCGAATATCCATCAACATTGGTTAGACTTAGAACTGCCAGATCCAGACCATTTTCCTAAGTGTAAGATTCTTTTAGCAGAGGACTCTGAAGAGAATGTCTTCATCATTAAAACTTTCTTACGAAAATATCCAATTGAACTTGTGATTGCAAAAAATGGTATCGATGCATTACAAAAATTTCAAAATGAAAAGTTTGATATTGTATTAATGGATATGCAAATGCCTGAAATGGATGGGTTAGAAGCGACAAAAGAAATTAGAAATTATGAACAAAATCAAAATGTAGATCCACTTCTTATGGTTCCTATCATTGCAATTTCAGCAAACGTACAAAAAGAAGATATCAGCAAAAGTTTTTTAGCTGGAATTACTTCTTACTTATCCAAACCAGTTCGTAAATTAGAAATACTAAAACTCATATATTTTTATTTAGCACTTTGA
- a CDS encoding chemotaxis protein CheX — MNHLTELERDSLCELFNISLGGAAKLMSEMISDEILLTVPSLKLITESEAKNFENLANKDVCTVEQKFIGDIGNGSAFLLFHKSASLEIVKMMMKDYVALNEVSQFEKDALSEIGNIILNAILSNLAKMSNYKIETQIPEFFSGKYEELLLNRNPNPNEDNSILLVFIDYQLKGKEIKGYIFFILNFDSIKNLSRVLIEKLK; from the coding sequence ATGAACCACTTAACGGAGTTAGAACGAGATTCATTATGTGAACTTTTTAATATCAGCTTGGGTGGAGCTGCAAAATTGATGAGTGAAATGATCTCAGATGAAATTTTACTAACTGTACCTAGTTTAAAACTAATCACCGAATCAGAAGCAAAAAATTTTGAAAACCTAGCGAACAAAGATGTATGCACCGTTGAACAAAAGTTTATTGGTGATATTGGGAACGGATCCGCATTTCTATTATTCCATAAAAGTGCTAGTTTAGAAATCGTAAAAATGATGATGAAAGACTATGTAGCACTGAATGAAGTATCACAATTTGAAAAAGATGCACTCAGTGAAATTGGTAATATTATTCTAAATGCAATTTTGTCAAATTTGGCAAAAATGTCCAATTACAAAATAGAAACTCAAATACCTGAATTTTTTTCAGGAAAATATGAGGAATTATTATTAAATCGAAATCCGAATCCAAATGAAGACAATTCTATCTTATTAGTGTTCATCGACTATCAGTTAAAAGGTAAAGAAATTAAAGGTTATATATTTTTTATTCTAAATTTTGACAGCATTAAAAATTTATCCAGAGTATTAATTGAAAAGTTAAAGTAG
- a CDS encoding response regulator produces MSQKKALVVDDSTVTRLMIRKIISEKHPNWEILEAESADKAKSILPDHPDIDLFSLDQNMPGTISGLDLAENLKSNYPNSKIVLVTANIQDAIKNRAKDLGIDFVEKPVTPEKIIPLLDKI; encoded by the coding sequence ATGTCACAAAAAAAAGCACTTGTAGTTGATGATAGCACGGTCACCCGATTGATGATTCGGAAAATCATTTCCGAAAAACACCCCAATTGGGAGATTTTAGAAGCTGAGTCAGCAGATAAGGCAAAATCCATTTTACCAGACCATCCAGACATTGATTTATTCAGTTTGGACCAAAATATGCCAGGGACTATCTCCGGCTTAGATTTAGCTGAGAATTTAAAATCCAACTATCCGAATTCAAAAATAGTTTTAGTCACTGCAAACATCCAAGATGCAATTAAAAATAGAGCCAAAGATCTGGGAATTGATTTTGTCGAGAAGCCAGTTACACCTGAAAAAATCATACCTTTGTTGGACAAAATATGA
- a CDS encoding MORN repeat-containing protein, with amino-acid sequence MRSKYFIFLFFYIFVFCKSNQKICEGENCRNGKHSVSYENGDFFEGEFFEDTKHGFGIYRYANGDVFEGEYKYGYKEGLGSYLYANGDQFNGNYLKGKRDGFGKYIFADGFILEGTWSQNELNGKCKITNAKGSLVLEGYWHQNQYIGFKPKEESNDTIKISDPE; translated from the coding sequence ATGCGTTCTAAATACTTTATATTTTTATTTTTTTACATTTTTGTCTTTTGTAAGTCGAACCAAAAAATATGCGAAGGGGAAAATTGCCGAAACGGTAAACACTCCGTTTCCTATGAAAATGGTGACTTTTTTGAAGGTGAATTCTTTGAAGATACCAAACATGGCTTTGGAATTTATCGATATGCTAATGGAGATGTTTTTGAAGGTGAATACAAATATGGTTATAAAGAAGGATTAGGATCTTATCTTTATGCCAATGGAGATCAGTTTAACGGAAATTATCTCAAAGGCAAAAGAGATGGGTTCGGAAAATATATTTTTGCAGATGGTTTCATTTTGGAAGGAACTTGGTCTCAAAATGAACTGAATGGAAAATGTAAAATCACAAACGCAAAAGGTAGTTTGGTGCTAGAAGGTTACTGGCACCAAAATCAATACATTGGTTTTAAACCAAAAGAAGAATCAAACGATACGATCAAAATTTCGGATCCCGAGTGA
- the metF gene encoding methylenetetrahydrofolate reductase [NAD(P)H] translates to MHISEILGKKQTTISFEFFPPKNEEASEDLFRNIQELSQMNPAYVSVTYGAGGSTRDLTHDLVVKLQEQTGLTIVSHLTCVGSTKEEIGEILKRYQKSGIHNIMALRGDPPKGQNEFQKTENGFEYAGELVGFIKGNYPNMGIGVAGFPEGHPSTPNRLKEIEYLKWKVDQGADYICTQLFFNNDSFYDFVERCEIAGIKVPIIAGIMPITSRKGMARMAELSLGTNFPAKLLKSLSRAEDDAYAENVGIHWATEQVRDLLDHKIAGIHMYTLNKSKATRKIYESLGIRNFDRIV, encoded by the coding sequence ATGCACATTTCTGAGATCCTCGGCAAAAAACAAACTACTATCAGCTTCGAATTTTTCCCTCCAAAAAATGAGGAAGCATCAGAGGATTTGTTCCGAAATATCCAAGAACTCTCTCAAATGAACCCTGCTTATGTGAGTGTCACTTATGGAGCAGGGGGATCAACTCGTGACCTAACACACGATTTAGTCGTCAAATTACAAGAGCAGACTGGTTTAACAATTGTTAGTCATCTTACATGTGTTGGTTCTACCAAAGAAGAAATTGGTGAAATCCTAAAACGATATCAAAAAAGTGGAATCCACAATATCATGGCTCTTCGCGGTGATCCACCAAAAGGCCAAAATGAATTTCAAAAAACAGAAAATGGATTCGAATACGCTGGAGAATTGGTAGGTTTCATCAAAGGGAATTATCCAAATATGGGGATTGGAGTTGCTGGATTTCCAGAAGGCCATCCTTCCACGCCCAATCGTTTAAAAGAAATTGAATACTTAAAATGGAAAGTTGACCAAGGTGCTGACTATATCTGCACACAATTGTTTTTTAATAATGATTCTTTTTATGATTTTGTAGAACGATGTGAGATTGCTGGAATCAAAGTTCCAATCATCGCTGGTATCATGCCAATTACTTCCAGAAAAGGTATGGCACGTATGGCAGAATTATCACTTGGTACAAATTTTCCCGCAAAACTTTTGAAGTCATTATCACGTGCTGAAGATGATGCTTATGCTGAAAATGTTGGGATCCATTGGGCAACGGAACAAGTCCGTGATTTATTAGATCACAAAATTGCAGGTATCCACATGTATACACTCAACAAATCCAAGGCCACACGCAAGATTTACGAATCACTCGGGATCCGAAATTTTGATCGTATCGTTTGA
- a CDS encoding SDR family NAD(P)-dependent oxidoreductase: MKLSGNTILITGCGMGIGALTAERLAKEGNDIIGVDINQTLLKEIQQKVESFGRKFYGYVCDLSKEDDIGNLIKKIRKNKLSFQVLINNAGIAPSGPFEGKDFSVWQKALQINVHGPMKLVYESLPILREQKEACIINLASIAGKFGTEGTVTYSATKHAMVGFSQALKMELYDTQIGVSWICPSMAKTRMIDGVKPSFFTPVIEPDQVAKAICKAIVKNPGEVLVPSYLRSTIVIMPALFPKFSLWLAVKTKASKGWLLANKGLEKNIPV, from the coding sequence ATGAAATTATCTGGAAATACAATTTTGATTACAGGCTGTGGAATGGGAATTGGTGCTCTAACAGCAGAACGATTGGCAAAAGAGGGAAACGATATCATTGGAGTTGATATCAACCAAACCCTTTTGAAAGAAATCCAACAGAAAGTGGAATCGTTCGGCAGAAAATTTTATGGTTATGTTTGTGATCTTTCCAAAGAAGATGATATCGGAAATCTCATTAAAAAAATCAGAAAAAATAAACTTAGTTTCCAAGTATTGATTAATAATGCAGGGATTGCGCCTAGTGGTCCTTTTGAAGGAAAGGATTTTTCTGTTTGGCAAAAAGCCTTACAAATCAATGTTCATGGACCAATGAAATTGGTTTATGAATCTTTGCCAATTCTCAGAGAACAAAAAGAAGCATGTATCATCAATTTAGCAAGTATTGCTGGCAAGTTTGGAACAGAAGGAACTGTTACTTATTCCGCAACCAAACATGCCATGGTAGGATTCTCTCAAGCGTTAAAAATGGAATTATATGATACTCAAATTGGTGTTAGCTGGATTTGCCCATCAATGGCAAAAACTAGAATGATTGATGGTGTCAAACCTTCCTTTTTTACTCCTGTTATTGAACCAGACCAAGTGGCAAAGGCAATCTGCAAGGCGATAGTGAAAAATCCTGGTGAAGTCCTGGTCCCTTCTTATCTCAGGTCTACTATCGTGATAATGCCTGCTCTCTTTCCTAAGTTTTCACTCTGGCTTGCGGTAAAAACAAAAGCGTCAAAAGGTTGGTTACTTGCCAACAAGGGGCTTGAGAAAAATATTCCTGTTTAG
- a CDS encoding biotin--[acetyl-CoA-carboxylase] ligase, translating into MQYRLLKPELGHRLQSVNSTNEWIRNPEVSFGSWVIAEEQTAGKGRGQNLWQSLGEEPLIFSGKIRISAAEISLPLLSIFISSALLKTIFHFFPEREADTTIKWPNDIYKNEKKIAGILVQSEFINGVYDVVIGIGLNFFGQSVPEDLKEKATFLCDSQLGEGDLERFVNHLVLGINQAVITLLDQSQVLKDLVWIEDHSLLKNKVIETEWDERIVRGRVLGIDELGFLLIMTETGQKIELMDTSPKFRMI; encoded by the coding sequence ATGCAATATCGACTTTTAAAACCTGAACTAGGTCATAGATTACAGTCTGTAAATTCCACAAACGAATGGATCCGAAATCCGGAAGTTTCTTTTGGATCTTGGGTGATTGCAGAAGAACAGACGGCAGGAAAAGGAAGGGGCCAAAATTTATGGCAGTCGTTAGGCGAAGAACCATTGATATTCTCTGGGAAAATCAGAATTTCAGCGGCGGAAATTTCTTTGCCTTTACTTTCGATTTTTATATCTTCTGCATTACTCAAAACAATTTTCCATTTTTTTCCTGAACGAGAAGCAGATACAACAATCAAATGGCCAAATGATATTTATAAAAACGAAAAGAAAATAGCAGGAATTTTAGTTCAATCTGAGTTTATCAATGGTGTTTATGATGTTGTGATCGGAATTGGACTCAACTTTTTTGGACAATCCGTACCAGAGGATTTAAAAGAGAAAGCTACGTTTTTGTGTGATTCTCAGTTGGGAGAAGGCGATTTAGAAAGATTTGTCAATCATTTGGTCTTAGGAATCAACCAAGCTGTGATCACACTCCTAGACCAAAGCCAAGTTTTAAAAGATTTAGTATGGATCGAAGATCATTCTCTATTAAAGAACAAAGTCATTGAGACTGAATGGGATGAAAGAATCGTAAGAGGTCGAGTTTTGGGAATTGATGAATTAGGATTCCTTCTGATTATGACTGAAACTGGCCAAAAGATTGAGCTTATGGACACTTCACCAAAATTTCGGATGATATAA
- a CDS encoding type III pantothenate kinase produces MTESPLLLVIDVGNTNTVFGVFREGQETPDFHKRTVTRRDRTSDELGLFLKGFLTQENVKADRVKKAIYSSVVPSLNPIVERMLEDWFDVNPLRVHYQMNLNFGISYPRPFEIGADRLVNAAYCAKTYPGKKAILVDLGTATTFCVISEKPEYIGGVIAPGLKISMDALTRNTAQLPPIVFGSPSRVLGESTVESIQAGFFFGWIGLLKEIVRAIKEEHPGDYVVVGTGGLVTTIHASHNQVFDEIDPMMTLKGLKILADLNS; encoded by the coding sequence ATGACAGAATCACCATTATTATTAGTTATCGATGTTGGAAATACTAACACAGTGTTTGGAGTTTTTCGTGAAGGTCAGGAGACACCTGATTTTCACAAAAGAACTGTTACGCGAAGAGATCGAACTTCGGATGAATTAGGTCTATTTCTAAAGGGATTTTTGACCCAAGAAAATGTCAAAGCAGACCGAGTCAAAAAGGCAATTTATTCTAGTGTTGTGCCTTCGCTCAATCCCATTGTAGAAAGAATGTTAGAGGATTGGTTTGATGTAAATCCACTCCGTGTTCACTACCAAATGAATTTAAACTTTGGAATCAGTTACCCTCGACCTTTTGAAATTGGTGCGGATCGACTTGTCAATGCTGCCTATTGTGCTAAAACCTATCCTGGAAAAAAAGCCATCTTAGTTGATTTGGGTACTGCGACTACATTTTGTGTGATTAGCGAAAAACCAGAGTACATAGGTGGTGTGATTGCTCCTGGATTAAAAATATCCATGGATGCCTTAACGAGAAACACAGCCCAACTCCCTCCTATTGTATTTGGTTCCCCTTCTCGTGTATTGGGAGAATCAACTGTAGAATCTATCCAAGCAGGTTTTTTCTTTGGTTGGATTGGCCTCTTGAAAGAAATTGTAAGAGCCATCAAGGAAGAACATCCTGGTGATTATGTGGTAGTGGGAACAGGTGGTCTTGTGACAACGATCCATGCTTCGCATAACCAAGTGTTTGATGAAATTGATCCAATGATGACTCTCAAAGGATTAAAAATTTTAGCCGATTTAAATTCCTAA